Proteins encoded by one window of Palaeococcus ferrophilus DSM 13482:
- a CDS encoding VanZ family protein: MRGLKAYVILLFLLNLFPVVPASPVANGDKVVHLIEFLLLGVLGGRAWLVVFPILLEVLQLAVPGRTFSLHDMAANLIGFAVGYGIWRVRNEGGD; the protein is encoded by the coding sequence ATGAGGGGCTTAAAAGCCTACGTAATCCTCCTCTTCCTTTTGAACCTCTTCCCCGTGGTTCCAGCCTCCCCCGTCGCCAACGGGGACAAGGTGGTTCATCTCATTGAGTTTCTCCTGCTCGGCGTCCTCGGGGGGAGGGCGTGGCTTGTAGTTTTCCCCATCCTGCTCGAGGTGCTCCAGCTCGCCGTGCCGGGCAGGACGTTCTCCCTCCACGATATGGCCGCAAACCTAATAGGGTTTGCCGTTGGATACGGGATTTGGAGGGTCAGGAATGAAGGTGGTGATTGA
- a CDS encoding thiamine-phosphate synthase family protein, with the protein MRTPCSFWAEVVAPGLRAMVARYLYERGMSQSEIAERLGITQAMVSKYIGGKYKKVEEIEAIIEDSAREIGDMILYGAPREEIIKYSFRRFLELLDGELCGEYLRYAGIDNESFCGELLAPSEDRSEVLTLLNLAVRELSRDELFPSLIPEVRSNFAYALPDARSIEDVAAIPGRITLSKGKVYALPAEFGASRHSASILLGLIGLDVDLRSVINIKYDERVEEALQKAGLRTASIEPGKRSEEETVKRIIDLFKGEALDAVVDEGGFGIEPVIYIFGKDPLDVLRKVKLLESFL; encoded by the coding sequence ATGAGAACGCCGTGCAGTTTCTGGGCCGAGGTGGTGGCCCCGGGATTGAGGGCCATGGTGGCGCGCTACCTCTACGAGAGGGGCATGAGCCAGTCGGAGATAGCCGAGCGCCTCGGCATAACCCAGGCGATGGTGAGCAAGTACATAGGCGGGAAGTACAAAAAGGTGGAAGAGATAGAGGCCATTATAGAGGACAGCGCGCGCGAGATAGGCGACATGATACTCTACGGGGCGCCCAGAGAGGAGATAATAAAGTACTCCTTCCGCCGCTTCCTCGAGCTTCTGGATGGGGAGCTCTGCGGGGAGTACCTGCGATACGCAGGGATAGATAACGAAAGCTTCTGCGGCGAGCTCTTAGCCCCGAGCGAGGACAGGTCCGAGGTCCTAACCCTCCTGAACCTTGCGGTGCGGGAGCTCTCAAGAGATGAGCTCTTCCCCTCGCTCATTCCAGAGGTGCGGAGCAACTTCGCCTACGCCCTGCCGGATGCTCGGAGTATAGAAGACGTCGCGGCAATCCCCGGGAGAATAACTCTCTCGAAGGGAAAGGTGTACGCGTTGCCAGCTGAATTCGGGGCGAGCAGGCACTCCGCCTCGATACTGCTCGGGCTCATCGGGCTCGATGTGGATTTGAGGAGCGTCATCAACATAAAGTACGATGAGAGGGTAGAGGAGGCACTCCAAAAGGCCGGCCTTAGGACGGCGAGCATAGAACCCGGGAAAAGGAGCGAGGAGGAGACCGTGAAAAGGATCATAGACCTCTTCAAAGGGGAGGCGCTGGACGCGGTGGTGGACGAGGGTGGCTTCGGTATAGAGCCCGTCATATACATCTTCGGGAAGGACCCCCTCGACGTTCTGAGGAAGGTAAAGCTGCTGGAGAGCTTTCTATGA
- a CDS encoding ABC transporter ATP-binding protein — protein MPAIKAENLSKSFGSKRALDGVSFSIEGPGIVGVIGPNGAGKTTLIRILTGLLKPDSGKVRLFGREPEKAREFFALLPQDVRAHFYTLTPRDYVYHYLRMRGLPKGEAMKKADEAMETFGIDYADELFSTLSGGMVRRALLAMVLSAEVPLYFLDEPTVGLDVQNRLKLWEMLRERAEEATIILTSHYLNEISSVCDRVLLLKAGKIVADGRPEEIARDYLRGFASKIVAFEEISLEGFTLRRTGRNTYIYARSKAEEGEIIGRLEELGVPFKREGVTIEDVFLVGGIDDGAD, from the coding sequence ATGCCCGCCATCAAAGCCGAGAACCTCTCAAAATCCTTCGGCTCAAAGCGTGCCCTCGATGGCGTTTCTTTTTCCATAGAAGGGCCAGGGATAGTGGGGGTAATCGGCCCCAACGGCGCCGGAAAGACCACCCTGATTAGAATACTCACGGGGCTTTTGAAGCCCGACTCTGGAAAGGTGAGGCTCTTTGGGCGGGAACCCGAGAAAGCCAGGGAGTTCTTCGCGCTCCTGCCCCAGGACGTCAGGGCCCACTTCTACACGCTCACGCCGAGGGATTACGTCTATCACTACCTGAGAATGCGCGGTCTCCCAAAGGGGGAAGCCATGAAGAAGGCCGATGAAGCAATGGAAACCTTCGGGATAGACTATGCGGATGAGCTCTTTTCTACCCTTTCCGGAGGGATGGTTAGAAGGGCCCTTCTGGCTATGGTTCTCTCCGCCGAGGTTCCGCTCTACTTCCTCGACGAGCCAACCGTCGGCCTCGACGTCCAGAACAGGCTCAAGCTGTGGGAGATGCTTAGAGAAAGGGCTGAGGAAGCAACGATAATCCTCACGAGCCACTACTTAAACGAGATATCGAGCGTCTGTGATCGAGTGCTCCTCCTCAAAGCGGGAAAGATAGTCGCCGACGGCAGACCGGAGGAAATAGCTAGGGACTATCTAAGGGGTTTTGCCTCGAAGATCGTCGCCTTTGAGGAGATTTCACTTGAGGGCTTTACCCTGAGAAGGACTGGAAGGAATACCTACATCTACGCGCGCTCCAAAGCGGAGGAGGGGGAAATCATCGGGAGGCTTGAGGAGCTCGGAGTCCCCTTCAAAAGGGAGGGGGTAACCATAGAGGACGTCTTCCTGGTCGGTGGTATTGATGATGGCGCTGATTGA
- the thsB gene encoding thermosome subunit beta encodes MAQLAGQPVVILPEGTQRYVGRDAQRLNILAGRIIAETVRTTLGPKGMDKMLVDSLGDIIITNDGATILDEMDIQHPAAKMMVEVAKTQDKEAGDGTTTAVVIAGELLRKAEELLDQNIHPSIIVKGYTMAAEKAQEILDKIAKDVDVEDRESLKKAAMTSITGKAAEEEKEYLAEIAVEAVKQVAEKVGEAYKVDIDNIKFEKKEGGSTRDTQLIKGVVIDKERVHPGMPKRVENAKIALINEALEVKETETDAEIRITSPEQLQAFLEQEERMLREMVEKIKEVGANVVFVQKGIDDLAQHYLAKAGILAVRRVKKSDMEKLAKATGAKIVTNIRDLTSEDLGEAELVEERKVAGENMIFVEGCKNPKAVTILIRGGTEHVVDEVERALEDAVKVVKDIIEDGKIVAGGGASEIELSVRLDEYAKEVGGKEALAIEAFAEALKVIPRTLAENSGLDPIETLVKVTAAHKEKGPTIGVDVFEGEPADMMERGVIEPVRVKKQAIKSASEAAIMILRIDDVIAASKLEKEKGGEGGMGGGEDFE; translated from the coding sequence ATGGCCCAGCTCGCAGGTCAGCCGGTTGTTATTCTCCCCGAGGGGACCCAGAGGTATGTTGGAAGGGACGCCCAGAGGCTCAACATTCTCGCCGGAAGAATCATAGCCGAGACCGTCAGGACCACCCTCGGCCCGAAGGGCATGGACAAGATGCTCGTTGACAGCCTCGGCGACATAATCATCACCAACGACGGTGCCACCATACTCGACGAGATGGACATCCAGCACCCGGCCGCCAAGATGATGGTTGAGGTTGCCAAGACTCAGGATAAGGAGGCCGGTGATGGCACCACAACCGCCGTTGTCATCGCCGGTGAGCTTCTCAGGAAGGCTGAGGAGCTTCTTGATCAGAACATTCACCCGAGTATCATAGTTAAGGGTTACACTATGGCGGCCGAGAAGGCCCAGGAGATACTCGACAAGATAGCCAAGGATGTTGACGTTGAGGACAGGGAGAGCCTCAAGAAGGCCGCCATGACATCAATCACCGGAAAGGCCGCCGAGGAGGAGAAGGAGTACCTCGCCGAGATAGCGGTCGAGGCCGTCAAGCAGGTGGCCGAGAAGGTCGGGGAGGCATACAAGGTTGACATTGACAACATCAAGTTCGAGAAGAAGGAGGGGGGAAGCACCAGGGACACCCAGCTCATCAAGGGTGTCGTCATTGACAAGGAGCGCGTCCACCCAGGAATGCCCAAGAGGGTTGAGAACGCTAAAATAGCGCTCATAAACGAGGCCCTTGAGGTCAAGGAGACTGAAACAGATGCTGAGATAAGGATCACCAGCCCGGAGCAGCTCCAGGCCTTCCTCGAGCAGGAGGAGCGCATGCTCCGCGAGATGGTCGAGAAGATCAAGGAGGTCGGGGCCAACGTCGTCTTCGTGCAGAAGGGCATTGATGACCTTGCCCAGCACTACCTCGCCAAGGCCGGAATACTCGCGGTTAGGAGGGTCAAGAAGAGCGACATGGAGAAGCTCGCGAAAGCCACCGGCGCCAAGATCGTCACCAACATCCGCGACCTCACGAGCGAAGACCTCGGTGAGGCCGAGCTCGTTGAGGAGAGGAAGGTTGCCGGCGAGAACATGATCTTCGTTGAGGGCTGCAAGAACCCGAAGGCAGTGACCATCCTCATCCGCGGTGGAACCGAGCACGTCGTTGACGAGGTTGAGAGGGCCCTCGAAGATGCGGTCAAGGTCGTCAAGGACATCATCGAGGACGGCAAGATAGTCGCCGGTGGAGGAGCCTCAGAGATAGAGCTCAGCGTCAGGCTCGACGAGTACGCGAAGGAGGTTGGCGGTAAGGAGGCCCTTGCCATCGAGGCCTTCGCCGAGGCCCTCAAGGTCATACCGAGGACCCTCGCCGAGAACTCAGGTCTCGACCCGATAGAGACCCTCGTTAAGGTCACCGCCGCCCACAAGGAGAAGGGACCGACCATCGGTGTTGATGTCTTCGAGGGCGAGCCGGCAGACATGATGGAGCGCGGCGTCATAGAGCCGGTTCGCGTCAAGAAGCAGGCCATCAAGAGCGCCAGCGAGGCCGCGATAATGATACTCCGCATTGACGACGTCATAGCTGCCAGCAAGCTCGAGAAGGAGAAGGGCGGCGAAGGCGGAATGGGCGGCGGCGAGGACTTCGAGTGA
- a CDS encoding ECF transporter S component codes for MKARDVAILALMLALALVLQLSPLKVKTPWGMDIDFVAVPMVLLYLLYGLETGFLGLVLLFLGISMVGSSSWLGASMKFLATLSVVLGLELAKRLTHFKVGSPEKYLPFIVLGTVFGILIRAPLMMAMNYYYAIPVWFGVPREQVIPLVEEFTHMPFWLAISLPNAIQTVVDVIGAFLVIVPVLRALPHVVRE; via the coding sequence ATGAAGGCGAGAGACGTTGCCATACTTGCCCTGATGCTCGCGCTCGCACTCGTCCTCCAGCTCTCCCCCCTGAAGGTCAAAACACCGTGGGGGATGGACATTGACTTCGTGGCGGTGCCGATGGTGCTGCTCTATCTCCTCTACGGCCTGGAAACGGGTTTCCTCGGCCTGGTGCTCCTGTTCCTCGGCATCAGCATGGTGGGCAGCTCCTCGTGGCTCGGGGCGAGCATGAAGTTCCTAGCCACGCTGAGCGTTGTCCTCGGCCTCGAGCTCGCGAAGAGGCTCACACACTTCAAGGTCGGCTCCCCCGAGAAGTACCTGCCATTCATAGTTCTCGGTACGGTCTTCGGGATTCTGATAAGGGCACCCCTCATGATGGCGATGAACTACTACTACGCCATCCCCGTATGGTTCGGAGTTCCCAGGGAGCAGGTGATTCCACTGGTCGAGGAGTTCACCCACATGCCATTCTGGCTGGCGATAAGCCTCCCCAACGCAATACAGACAGTTGTTGATGTTATCGGGGCGTTCCTCGTGATAGTGCCCGTCCTGAGGGCGCTCCCCCACGTGGTGCGGGAGTGA
- a CDS encoding AAA family ATPase codes for MKVEEVHLKGKEVLNEVSRAIVGKEDVLKLILTTILADGHILLEDLPGLAKTLMAKSFARALGVEFKRVQFTPDLLPSDILGVSVFNQKSLEFEFRKGPVFTNVLLADEINRAPPKTQSALLEAMQERQVTIEGKTYALKRPFIVIATQNPIEQEGTYPLPEAQLDRFLVRLRVGYPSKDDEMEILRRRIERRQDDVEIRRVVTPEELLEMQRAVEDVYISDATLQYIVDIVEATRNDRRNIEIGASPRGSLALMKLSRAYAALEGRDYVIPDDVKAVAVPALSHRIILKRELWYLHVSQEKVVSSLLEKVPVPKFE; via the coding sequence ATGAAGGTGGAAGAAGTTCACCTTAAGGGTAAGGAGGTACTCAACGAGGTTTCTAGGGCGATAGTCGGCAAGGAAGATGTCCTCAAACTGATACTCACCACCATCCTCGCGGACGGCCACATACTCCTTGAGGATCTGCCCGGACTGGCCAAGACCCTCATGGCGAAGAGCTTCGCAAGGGCTCTCGGGGTGGAGTTCAAGCGCGTGCAGTTCACTCCGGACTTGCTTCCGAGCGACATACTCGGTGTGAGCGTCTTCAACCAGAAGAGCCTCGAGTTCGAGTTTAGAAAGGGGCCGGTATTCACGAACGTCCTTCTGGCCGATGAGATCAACCGCGCCCCTCCAAAGACGCAGAGCGCCCTCCTAGAGGCCATGCAGGAGCGCCAGGTAACCATAGAGGGGAAGACCTACGCCCTAAAGCGCCCCTTCATAGTGATAGCCACGCAGAACCCCATAGAGCAGGAGGGAACCTATCCTCTCCCGGAGGCCCAGCTCGACCGCTTCCTCGTCCGTTTAAGGGTGGGCTACCCGAGCAAGGACGACGAGATGGAGATCCTCAGGAGGAGGATAGAGAGGAGACAGGACGACGTGGAAATTCGGCGGGTGGTGACGCCGGAGGAGCTCCTCGAGATGCAGAGGGCCGTCGAGGACGTCTACATAAGCGACGCCACCCTGCAGTACATCGTGGACATTGTCGAGGCCACGAGAAACGACAGGAGGAACATCGAGATAGGCGCCTCCCCCAGGGGCAGTCTGGCCCTCATGAAACTCTCAAGGGCCTACGCCGCGCTGGAGGGCAGGGACTACGTTATCCCCGACGACGTTAAGGCGGTGGCGGTTCCGGCGCTGAGTCACAGGATAATCCTCAAGAGGGAGCTGTGGTACCTCCACGTGAGCCAGGAAAAGGTGGTTTCGAGCCTCCTTGAGAAGGTGCCGGTACCAAAGTTCGAGTGA
- a CDS encoding DUF4129 domain-containing protein: MRKMAVGYILLFLLLSAAMLSGRVSNVEIHSANYSYVGPMLFWAFFFASAVVLAIMLLMMRDPFQRPPEGKLDLWNIVAYMAVILVMVGPAVLLRRFRRPGAMTTPGNTTSGPIAGEATKAAVHSPVIQKFVSSDYVSGALIVAAIGAVLVGVLVYTAFKMREAMRVRKIREELESFERRMEEGDFDLNRDPREVVVESYRKAVLYFDMIGVPYRESWTHWEHYGVVKYRRDAFRELTLLFEKAKYAPEKVTTEDARRAYALYRRIRGEGNEG, encoded by the coding sequence ATGAGGAAGATGGCCGTTGGTTATATTCTGCTTTTCCTCCTTCTATCCGCGGCGATGCTTTCAGGTAGGGTAAGCAACGTGGAAATCCATTCCGCCAACTACAGCTATGTGGGGCCGATGCTCTTCTGGGCGTTCTTCTTCGCGAGTGCGGTCGTTCTTGCTATCATGCTCCTCATGATGCGCGACCCCTTCCAGCGTCCCCCGGAGGGGAAGCTTGACCTATGGAACATCGTGGCGTACATGGCGGTCATACTTGTCATGGTGGGCCCCGCGGTTCTGCTGCGCAGGTTTAGGCGCCCCGGGGCGATGACCACCCCCGGAAACACCACTTCCGGCCCGATTGCGGGGGAAGCCACCAAAGCCGCCGTCCACTCCCCCGTGATTCAAAAGTTCGTTAGTTCAGACTACGTGAGCGGGGCGCTCATCGTGGCGGCCATAGGTGCGGTTCTCGTGGGTGTTCTTGTTTACACAGCCTTCAAGATGAGGGAGGCCATGAGGGTCAGGAAAATACGGGAGGAGCTTGAGAGCTTTGAAAGAAGGATGGAGGAGGGAGATTTCGACCTGAACAGGGATCCAAGGGAGGTAGTGGTTGAATCATACCGCAAGGCGGTGCTTTACTTTGACATGATAGGCGTCCCATACAGGGAGAGCTGGACACACTGGGAGCACTACGGCGTTGTGAAGTACCGGAGGGATGCCTTCAGGGAGCTGACGCTCCTCTTTGAGAAGGCCAAATACGCCCCGGAGAAAGTAACTACAGAGGACGCGAGGAGGGCCTACGCCCTCTACAGGAGAATAAGGGGTGAGGGAAATGAGGGCTGA
- the pyrI gene encoding aspartate carbamoyltransferase regulatory subunit: MAELKVTAIREGTVIDHIPAGKGLKVIEILHLNRVNGGVLLLAANVSSGKLGRKDIVKVEDKFLSEEEVNKIALIAPNATVNIVRDYRVAEKFKVEIPDEIVGILTCPNPNCVSNHEYVRSRFHVESKEPLKLRCHYCERTVEGEDIPRSL; this comes from the coding sequence ATGGCCGAACTTAAGGTTACCGCGATTAGAGAGGGAACGGTTATAGACCACATTCCAGCGGGCAAGGGACTCAAGGTCATCGAGATACTCCACCTCAACAGGGTGAACGGCGGCGTTCTATTGCTCGCCGCAAACGTGTCCAGCGGCAAGCTGGGCAGGAAGGACATAGTGAAGGTCGAGGACAAGTTCCTGAGCGAGGAAGAGGTCAACAAGATAGCTCTTATAGCGCCCAACGCGACCGTGAACATCGTGAGGGACTACAGGGTGGCCGAGAAGTTTAAGGTGGAGATTCCGGACGAGATAGTGGGCATACTCACCTGCCCGAACCCCAACTGCGTCAGCAACCACGAGTACGTGAGGTCGAGGTTCCACGTGGAGAGCAAGGAGCCTTTGAAACTCCGCTGCCACTACTGTGAGAGGACCGTTGAGGGGGAGGACATCCCCCGCAGCCTCTGA
- a CDS encoding TIGR00153 family protein has translation MAIFGGKENNVFEVIEEHLKAVGKTLQKFKELVEAYVEGDEERARELMGEVEDAEREADGLRRGIEEMLYGGAFLPSSRGDYARLIEVVDNVADAAESAAHVLILARPKVPGSLREEIIKTVEAALDTYTTLKKAVSNLYRDVDLAIEYAKKTEHREEISDKVELDLMGKIFESEDVSTYAKLIWQQVVTKIGDIADRAEDASDQVLLIAIKRRG, from the coding sequence ATGGCGATCTTCGGTGGGAAGGAAAACAACGTGTTCGAGGTCATTGAGGAGCACCTCAAGGCCGTGGGAAAAACCCTCCAGAAGTTCAAGGAGCTTGTGGAGGCGTACGTTGAGGGGGACGAGGAGAGGGCCAGGGAGCTCATGGGCGAGGTGGAGGATGCCGAAAGGGAAGCGGACGGCCTCAGGAGGGGCATAGAGGAGATGCTTTACGGTGGGGCATTTCTCCCGTCCAGCAGGGGCGACTACGCCAGGCTGATAGAGGTCGTGGACAACGTGGCGGACGCGGCCGAAAGCGCCGCCCACGTTCTTATACTTGCGAGGCCCAAGGTTCCGGGGAGCCTGAGGGAGGAGATAATCAAGACCGTCGAGGCCGCCCTCGATACCTACACCACCCTTAAGAAGGCCGTATCGAACCTATACAGGGACGTTGACCTTGCCATAGAGTACGCGAAGAAAACGGAGCACCGCGAGGAGATATCCGATAAAGTGGAGCTAGACCTCATGGGAAAGATTTTTGAGAGCGAGGACGTAAGCACCTACGCCAAGCTTATATGGCAGCAGGTGGTAACCAAAATCGGCGATATAGCGGACAGGGCGGAAGACGCTTCCGACCAGGTCCTGCTAATAGCTATTAAACGGAGGGGTTGA
- a CDS encoding D-2-hydroxyacid dehydrogenase — protein MKVLVAAPLHEKALEVLENAGLEVVYEEYPSQERLLELVGDVEAIIVRSKPKVTREVIDAAPGLKVIGRAGVGLDNVDVEYARGKGIEVVNSPGASSRSVAELAIALIFNVARKVAFADRKMREGVWAKKQAMGMELEGKTLGVVGFGRIGYSVAKIARALGMEVLLYDPYPNEERAKEVGGKFVELETLLKESDVVTLHVPLIDATYHLINEERLRLMKKTAILINAARGAVVDTNALVKALQEGWIAGAGLDVYEEEPLPKDHPLTKLDNVVLTPHIGASTVEAQMRAGVEVAEKVVKVLKG, from the coding sequence ATGAAAGTGCTCGTTGCTGCGCCGCTTCATGAGAAGGCCCTGGAGGTTCTGGAGAACGCGGGCCTTGAGGTCGTTTATGAGGAGTACCCGAGCCAGGAGCGCCTCCTCGAGCTTGTGGGCGATGTTGAGGCGATAATCGTCAGGAGCAAGCCTAAGGTCACTAGGGAGGTTATAGACGCCGCCCCGGGGCTCAAGGTCATAGGAAGGGCCGGCGTCGGTCTCGACAACGTGGACGTTGAGTACGCCAGGGGGAAGGGCATCGAGGTCGTCAACAGCCCGGGGGCAAGCTCAAGGAGTGTTGCCGAGCTCGCGATAGCCCTCATCTTCAACGTGGCGAGGAAGGTTGCCTTCGCCGACAGGAAGATGCGCGAGGGTGTATGGGCCAAGAAGCAGGCCATGGGAATGGAGCTTGAGGGCAAGACGCTTGGCGTTGTGGGCTTCGGAAGGATAGGCTACAGCGTTGCCAAGATAGCCAGGGCCCTCGGCATGGAGGTTCTCCTCTACGACCCCTACCCGAACGAGGAGAGGGCGAAGGAAGTTGGAGGAAAGTTCGTTGAGCTTGAGACGCTCCTCAAGGAGAGCGACGTGGTAACGCTCCACGTCCCGCTAATTGACGCGACCTACCATCTCATAAACGAGGAGAGGCTCAGGCTCATGAAGAAAACTGCTATACTCATCAACGCCGCCAGGGGAGCCGTCGTTGACACCAACGCCCTCGTCAAGGCCCTCCAGGAGGGCTGGATTGCCGGAGCTGGTTTGGACGTCTACGAGGAGGAGCCTCTCCCGAAGGACCACCCGCTCACCAAGCTCGACAACGTCGTCCTAACGCCCCACATCGGCGCCTCAACCGTCGAGGCCCAGATGAGGGCTGGAGTAGAGGTGGCCGAGAAGGTCGTTAAGGTTCTCAAGGGTTGA
- the pyrB gene encoding aspartate carbamoyltransferase encodes MWKGRDVISVRDFSKDDIEFVLKTAERLENELNEEGSLDYAKGKILATLFFEPSTRTRLSFESAMHRLGGSVIGFSSAASTSVKKGESLADTIKTVEQYSDVIVIRHPMEGAARLAAEVADVPILNAGDGSNQHPTQTLLDLYTIKRAFGKIDGLTIGLLGDLKYGRTVHSLAEALAFYDVELYLISPELLRMPKHIVEELREKGVKIHETTDLEGVIPELDVLYVTRIQRERFPDEEEYLKVKGSYQVNCSLLKGARETLKVMHPLPRVDEIHPEVDKSEHALYFRQVFSGVPVRMALLGLTLGVL; translated from the coding sequence ATGTGGAAAGGACGTGACGTGATAAGCGTTAGGGATTTCTCGAAGGACGACATCGAGTTTGTTTTAAAAACCGCGGAAAGGCTTGAGAATGAGCTCAATGAGGAGGGCTCTCTTGACTACGCGAAGGGGAAAATACTCGCCACTTTGTTCTTTGAGCCGTCAACGAGAACCAGACTGAGCTTCGAAAGCGCAATGCACAGACTCGGCGGCTCTGTTATAGGGTTCTCCTCGGCGGCGAGCACGAGTGTCAAGAAGGGGGAGAGTCTGGCAGACACGATAAAGACGGTCGAGCAGTACAGCGACGTAATCGTTATCCGCCACCCGATGGAAGGGGCCGCGAGGCTCGCCGCTGAAGTTGCGGACGTTCCAATACTCAACGCCGGCGACGGAAGCAACCAGCACCCGACGCAGACGCTTCTCGACCTCTACACGATCAAGAGGGCCTTCGGGAAGATAGACGGTCTCACGATAGGCCTCCTTGGAGACCTCAAGTACGGGAGAACCGTCCACAGTCTAGCAGAGGCTTTGGCCTTCTACGACGTTGAGCTCTACCTGATCTCGCCGGAACTCCTGAGGATGCCGAAGCACATCGTTGAGGAGCTCCGCGAGAAGGGCGTTAAGATCCACGAGACGACCGACCTTGAGGGCGTTATTCCCGAACTCGACGTCCTCTACGTCACGAGGATACAGAGGGAGCGCTTTCCGGACGAGGAGGAGTACCTGAAGGTGAAGGGCAGCTACCAGGTGAACTGCTCCCTGTTGAAGGGGGCCAGGGAGACGCTCAAGGTGATGCACCCGCTCCCGAGGGTGGACGAGATTCACCCCGAGGTGGACAAGAGCGAGCACGCCCTCTACTTCCGCCAGGTCTTCTCGGGAGTGCCCGTTAGAATGGCCCTGCTCGGGCTAACGCTGGGGGTGCTGTGA
- a CDS encoding DUF58 domain-containing protein: MEQMATSKAALFLVALWSVLLMAFGLTRWELVYLALPFVAVLTVALLFFKPVLDVEVERAIPNERILEGETVEIKLKIRSRERIPSLRLVDLLPPGLELVEGSSEFILSLHRGEERELSYKVRMRRGIHEFEGVVLEYRDPFGFFFISKRVELYDEIVGVPRLEDVITPYSTKGTKVTVGPLPSPRVGEGVEFHAIREYQPGDPLKIINWKASARTGKIMSNEYESERKIDVVAIVDATYKGKGVFDYLIRAAASFLLDALNNGTSFGLLIAEEVPLWIRIDYGKRHFFKCVDFLSMSKPDRNNMIAYQVEHLLRTRFPARVQVLYFSPLVTEEGIEALKLLYRYGYNVVVITPNPYSGIEPKTREEKLARKFLLIERKALLAKLAAYGLIIDWDVRKPLKTAIGEVVPV; this comes from the coding sequence ATGGAGCAGATGGCTACCTCAAAAGCGGCCCTATTCCTCGTGGCCCTCTGGAGCGTCCTGCTGATGGCCTTCGGGCTTACCCGGTGGGAGCTGGTCTACCTAGCCCTGCCTTTCGTGGCGGTACTGACGGTGGCGCTCCTCTTCTTCAAACCCGTGCTGGACGTGGAGGTGGAGAGGGCCATCCCCAACGAGCGCATTCTCGAGGGGGAAACCGTCGAGATTAAGCTTAAAATCCGTTCCCGCGAGAGGATACCGAGCCTGCGCCTCGTTGACCTCCTTCCCCCGGGTCTTGAGCTGGTTGAGGGCAGTTCAGAGTTCATACTATCACTCCACAGGGGTGAGGAGAGGGAGCTGAGCTACAAGGTGAGGATGAGGAGGGGAATCCACGAGTTCGAGGGAGTTGTACTCGAGTACCGCGACCCCTTTGGCTTCTTCTTCATCTCCAAGCGGGTGGAGCTGTACGATGAAATCGTCGGTGTTCCGAGGCTGGAGGATGTCATAACCCCCTACTCCACGAAGGGAACCAAGGTCACCGTCGGCCCGCTCCCCAGCCCGAGGGTGGGGGAGGGCGTGGAGTTCCACGCCATCAGGGAGTACCAGCCGGGAGATCCCCTCAAGATAATCAACTGGAAGGCGAGCGCGAGAACCGGAAAGATAATGTCCAACGAGTACGAGAGCGAGAGGAAGATAGACGTGGTTGCAATCGTTGATGCAACGTACAAGGGGAAGGGCGTCTTCGACTATTTGATACGGGCCGCTGCATCCTTCCTCCTCGATGCGCTCAACAACGGCACGAGCTTTGGTCTGCTCATAGCGGAGGAGGTTCCGCTCTGGATAAGGATAGACTACGGGAAGAGGCACTTCTTCAAGTGCGTTGACTTCCTTAGCATGTCCAAACCGGACAGGAACAACATGATAGCCTACCAGGTGGAGCACCTCCTCAGGACGCGCTTCCCCGCCAGGGTGCAGGTGCTCTACTTCTCCCCCCTCGTGACGGAGGAGGGCATTGAGGCGCTCAAGCTCCTCTACCGCTACGGCTACAACGTCGTGGTGATAACCCCCAACCCCTACTCGGGCATAGAACCCAAAACGAGGGAGGAGAAGCTGGCCAGGAAGTTCCTGCTGATTGAGAGGAAGGCCCTTCTGGCGAAGCTCGCCGCCTACGGTCTGATAATTGACTGGGACGTTAGGAAGCCCCTTAAAACGGCCATAGGGGAGGTGGTGCCCGTATGA